The DNA sequence CcgaaagagagaaaataaaaccATATTGTGGGCTGATCTTACTAACATCACAGCCAACCGAAGACTTGTTCAAAAGACTACAATGAAGGCCAAACACAGTCTGGCATTGTCACACTTTCCCTCTTTCCAATTGCCTGCTAGCTGAATTTGTACATGAACAGTTCCTACATCCTGCAGCTTTGACATGTTTGATTGAAAACAATATAAACTAAAGGAGCTTTGATTTGAAAAGCCAAAGAATAGCTCCccaccctgcttttttttttttttttgggtgccTAAAGCCTAACCAGACAAGACCACCAGGCTAATCACTGATCATTTTGCAACTAGAAGAGAAAGGATGCTTTTGCTTCAGTGAGCACATGTAGAGACAACAACAGTCTTCATCTAATGGTACTGGACAAAGCAAGGAGTGCTTTGCAACAAGTCTttagggaggctgtggaaggagaAGAGATTCTCTGTGTGCCCGTAACAATAGTCTTCAGAGGTTGCTGGGCTGCTAGGGTTGGATGTGgagatggagagggaggaagTGGCAGGAGATGCCGTGGACATCCAGGAGCCCGCATCACTGCCTGGGCTAGGCGGGTCTGTGGAACTTAAGTAACTGGCCAGAAGCATTTCTTTGGGAGGTTTTTGGAGGCGGTGATCAGCTAACCTTAAAGTCTCAGAAAGGGCCCAGATATAGTTGTAGGCAAAGCGCAGAGTCTCTATCTTGgtcagcttggtgtcatctggaAAGGTTGGTAGGACACTCCTGAGCTCATCCAAGGCTGCATTGAGGTTATGCATGCGATTCCTTTCCCTGTCATTTGCCTTGACCCGCCTTGTCTTTTTGATGGTGTGAAGGACTGCTTCGTTCTTGACCTTGGTGCGGCCCCTTCGCCTCTTCCTATCCATCTCTTCTTCACGCTTTTCGGGGCTGTGCTCTGGGAAAGCGACTGGTTTGGGAGAGGCCAGGGAAGGGGTCTGTAGGCTGCTGATGCTCCCTTCATCATCAGTGAAGCAAAAGGAGACATCACTGCTGCTCTCCAGGTCGGAGTAACTGGTCTCCAGCACAGAGGACATCCTGGacggagaggggggaaaagagacACCATTAATGATTGTAATGAGAGTTTCTATACCTTATGGCCAGGAGTGGACTAACAAAAGTCCTATATGACTATTCAACTATAGGACTATTCAACTAGGAATAGTCAACtatagggatcctggacctttaacaattgtatagaagaggggatttcagcaggtgcagtttgcaTCTCAAAACTTTTGAAATTCCCTCTCTTGCACAATAGGTTCAAGATCCCTAAACTTTGAAGTTTGCCTGTTCCTGTCTTATGGTGAAAAGGGAAGAAATCAGGGCAGAAATAGggaatgaagggggaggggaaccaaGAAAATGAAAGATAAATAATTTTAAGATGCGGTggtgatgggcagaaatgggttaacccgtttctgcccagcccaccggtgtacacatttgatccccgttgcgtatatgcaaccttgggcagaaatggcttaattaagaAAAAATCAAACCCCAACAAATGATTCAAAAAACACATTAAGGCTGAGGAATGAAATCCAGCTGGGAGCTCTCATCATCCTCGTTCTGTGTCAGTGTCCTCTGTTAGGGCGGTCAGGTTTGCAAGCTCAGGTGTGCGTCAAAGTCAAGATCTCCACcgtctcggatctgtgccagggACCTACAACCTCCCGGGTGCTTTTGGGTTCGTTTGTTTcagccccttctctctctccctctctgcgcTCCATACTCACTTGAAGTGAAGGCGGCAGCCGGCGCATCCACGCCCTCGGCGACCGGAGGCGCAACTTACTCCTCCTGGCAGCGGAACGAGAGGGGGACACGCGCCTGCTCTTGTCTAGGGAGTGATCTCCGGCGCGATCAAGTCGTGTGAGCGGGGAGCTGGGCACACGACTGCCCTCAGACATCTTATATACCCGGGGAAACAATGGATCGCGCCCCTCTCGCCCTCggcctccccctttccccttgcttgcgcccccccccccagctccggcggaatgaatgaatggaggcaTCAGGTCTGCCCCGTGCTGCACTCGGGGCCATTTGCATAATGTATGCGCCGGggattcctctccctctcccggGAGCGTGCCTATAATTACCTCTGCCCAATGGCAGGCGAGCGCTGCCGGCCGGCCACGTGAGCCATCCCTGGGCTAAGCCTGCTTGTCGGAGCTTCATTAAGAGAGGAGGGGGCGGGGGCCGGAGGAACAAAGTGCCGAGCctgcgggccagaggctcagatCCCCCCGAGGAGCCCTGGCgagggagggcggagagagacAGAAGGTGCCCGGCCATTCACGGAGCTTGGCAGCGCGCAGGGAGACAGACGCACAGTGTCGGCCCAGCGCCTCTCTCCCTGGCTGCTGCAGCGCGCCAGGGACACCAAGCAGCGCTGGAGCGCAGGCCGCTGCGCTGGAGGCTGCTTCCAAGGCCACCGCCATCTGACTTGGGTGGAGGGCCCTGCAGCTGTTCAGTGCTGAAGGAGAGGTTAggactgactgacagcccaatcctagccacgctttcctgggagtaagccccattgactccaaggagactgacttcagagtagacacgccCAGCACTGGGCTCTCAGGCAAACTCTCTTTGGCCACTGGCAAACTGtccagcccagcccctctcccatTGGCCACTGGGTGGCTCTTCCTTTTGTGTTGGCACACCCAAATCAGGCCTGTGCATGTTGGACTCAGAAGTCAGTTGACTTCTGAAGTCATGTTGgacttgagcagcgatgtaatactgggggtgtgctatcgtcctccagaccagaaatctgatggggaccttgaaatgaggaaacagatcagggaggtgacaaggaaggacagggttgtaatcatgggggacttcaattatcctcatattgactgggtcaatttgtgttctggtcacgataaggaaactggatttcttgacgtgctaaatgactgtggcttagatcagctagtcacagagcccaccagaggacaggtgactctggatttaattttgtgcggtacgcaggacctggttagagatgtaaacgttactgagccattggggaacagtgatcatgctgcgatccgttttgacgtgcacgttgggggaagaataccaggcaaatctctaacaaaaacccttgacttccgacgggcggacttccctcaaatgaggaggctggttagaaggaggttgaaagggagggtaaaaagagtccagtctctccagagtgcatggaggctgcttaaaacaacagtaatagaggcccagcagaggtgtataccgcaaagaaagaagggttccactaaatccaggagagtgcccgcatggctaaccagccaagttagagaggctgtgaagggcaaggaagcttccttccgtaaatggaagtcttgccctaatgaagagaataaaaaggaacataaactgtggcaaaagaaatgtaagaaggtgataggggaggccaagcgagactatgaggaacgcatggccagcaacattaaggggaataataaaagcttcttcaaatatgttagaagcaggaaacccgccagagaagcggttggccctctggatggtgagggagggaaaggggagataaaaggagacttagagatggcagagaaattaaatgagttctttgcatctgtcttcacggcagaagacctcgggcagataccgctgcccgaacagcccctcctaaccgaggagttaagtcagatagaggttaaaagagaagatgtttcagacctcattgataaattaaagatcaataagtcaccgggccctgatggcatacacccaagggttattaaggaattgaagaatgaagttgcagatctcttgactaaggtatgcaacttgtccctcaaaacggccacggtgccagaagattggaggatagcaaatgtcacgcctatttttaaaaagggaaagaggggggacccgggaaactataggccggtcagcctaacatccataccgggtaagatggtggaatgcctcatcaaagataggatctcaaaacacatagacgaacaggccttgctgagggagagtcagcatggcttctgtaagggtaagtcttgcctcacaaaccttatagaattctttgaaaaggtcaacaggcatgtggatgcgggagaacctgtggacattatatatctggactttcagaaggcgtttgacacggtccctcaccaaaggctactgaaaaaactccacagtcagggaattagaggacaggtcctctcgtggattgagaactggttggaggccaggaagcagagagtgggtgtcaatgggcaattttcacagtggagagaggtgaaaagcggtgtgccccaaggatctgtcctgggaccagtgcttt is a window from the Tiliqua scincoides isolate rTilSci1 chromosome 2, rTilSci1.hap2, whole genome shotgun sequence genome containing:
- the NEUROG1 gene encoding neurogenin-1; its protein translation is MSSVLETSYSDLESSSDVSFCFTDDEGSISSLQTPSLASPKPVAFPEHSPEKREEEMDRKRRRGRTKVKNEAVLHTIKKTRRVKANDRERNRMHNLNAALDELRSVLPTFPDDTKLTKIETLRFAYNYIWALSETLRLADHRLQKPPKEMLLASYLSSTDPPSPGSDAGSWMSTASPATSSLSISTSNPSSPATSEDYCYGHTENLFSFHSLPKDLLQSTPCFVQYH